The Procambarus clarkii isolate CNS0578487 chromosome 66, FALCON_Pclarkii_2.0, whole genome shotgun sequence genome has a window encoding:
- the LOC123753669 gene encoding uncharacterized protein, with translation MLRGIRNKNVSDCNVSDCDVSDCDVSDWDVSDCDVSDWDVSDCDVSDWDVSDWDLSDWDVSDCDVSDWDVSDWDVSDWDVSDCDVSDWDVSDCDVSDWDVSDWDVSDWDVSDWDVYLELGTRLCLLSNDLTAFCPIT, from the coding sequence ATGCTTAGAGGTATAAGGAACAAGAATGTTTCTGATTGTAATGTTTCTGATTGTGATGTTTCTGATTGTGATGTTTCTGACTGGGATGTTTCTGATTGTGATGTTTCTGACTGGGATGTTTCTGATTGTGATGTTTCTGACTGGGATGTTTCTGACTGGGATCTTTCTGACTGGGATGTTTCTGATTGTGATGTTTCTGACTGGGATGTTTCTGACTGGGATGTTTCTGACTGGGATGTTTCTGATTGTGATGTTTCTGACTGGGATGTTTCTGATTGTGATGTTTCTGACTGGGATGTTTCTGATTGGGATGTTTCTGACTGGGATGTTTCTGATTGGGATGTGTATCTGGAGTTGGGTACTCGTCTCTGTCTTTTGTCCAATGACCTAACAGCTTTTTGTCCAATAACCTAA